The genomic segment TCGCAGTAGAGTTTTGCGATCAGACATAGATGGCTTCTCGTTCAATTCGAGCTTTGAATTGAGGATGTAGATGTGGGTGTAGACGCACGATATCAACTGGACGGTCTAACAGGGCTTCTAGCTCTTGTTTGAGTACGGCTGTTGTGAATAGGTTTGGCTGATTGGTGGCAAATACAATATCTACGTCACTATCGGGGGTGGCTTGGTTGCGGGCGTAGGAGCCAAAGAAGCCGAGCTTGTGTAGGTGGTACTCGGTTCCGTGTTGGGTCATGAAGGTTTTGAGGCGTTCTTGGAGGAGATCGCGTTGTAGTACAGCTTTGTTCATATCATTATTTCTTGTAAGCTTATTTCTCGAAGGGCCATTCAATGACTGAAAGCAAGCGTTACGGGACAGCATAGTCAGAATGTTCGCGCATTGCAGGATGATGGAAACCCACTACAATCTCTTTCCTAGAAATGCCCATCTCTTCTAGTTCTTTATCAACTTCAACATCGGTATTTTTTGCTTGGATCCAAATTTTTTCATCTTTGATATCAAGCGGAAATAGCCTAGCTATGAATAGAAACACTATGCAAAATCATCGGTTCTGTATAGCAATTCTGTTAGATAAAAGAAAATCTTTTATCTCGAACAAGGCAATAACAGTGTTTCTGATATTGACCCTAAACTTGCCTTGATTAATCTCACTCAAAAAATCAAATAGGTGCATATAATATTCAAGATAAATTTCTTCATTGAGTAATTTAATACAAAAATTAGAAAATGATATAGGCTCCTGGCTTCCTTCTTCAGCTAACTGCTCTCCTATACCGTTCAAGTAATTAAGCCATAGACTAGTTCGATTTGATACGCTGTCCTTGAAATTTTCAATTTTTGTTTGAAAGTTAGCAGTTAATGATTTTCTGCCGAAATTCAGATAAACTACATCTCTTTCATATGAAATAATCCAAAATGAAGCTACAGCGAGCATATATGCAGAAGAAGAAATATAATTTCCATGCTTAGTTGTGTACCAGCTTAGTGACTGAGC from the Acaryochloris thomasi RCC1774 genome contains:
- a CDS encoding element excision factor XisI family protein; protein product: MFLFIARLFPLDIKDEKIWIQAKNTDVEVDKELEEMGISRKEIVVGFHHPAMREHSDYAVP
- a CDS encoding nucleotidyltransferase family protein, which gives rise to MNKAVLQRDLLQERLKTFMTQHGTEYHLHKLGFFGSYARNQATPDSDVDIVFATNQPNLFTTAVLKQELEALLDRPVDIVRLHPHLHPQFKARIEREAIYV